From the genome of Paracidovorax avenae:
AAATGCCTGCAGGCGCCAGCGGGCCCATGCGCTTTGCCGCATTGCGGGCCCGGCCACGGCGTCCCACCGAACGACAACAGGAGAATTTCCATGCGCACTTCCCGCACACTCATCGCCGCCACCGCCGCCGTCGTGCTGCTCGCCAGCGGCTGCGCCAACATGACCGATACCCAGCGCCGCACGGCCACCGGCGCGGGCGTGGGCGCCGCCGGCGGTGCCGTCCTGGGAGCCGTGACGGGCGGCAATGCCGGCACCGGCGCGCTGATCGGTGCCGGCGTGGGCGCCCTGGGCACCTACATCTGGTCCCAGCACATGGAGCGCCAGAAGCAGGAAATGCAGCAGGTGACGCAGGGCACCGGCGTGGTGGTCACCCAGACGCAGGACAACCAGCTCAAGCTCGACATTCCCAGCGACATCTCGTTCGCCACCAACCGCTCCGACATCCAGCCCAACTTCGCCCCGGTGCTGGACCGTTTCGCCGAAGGGCTGCGCAACAACCCCAATGCCGAGGTGCGCATCGTCGGATACACCGACTCCACCGGCAACGATTCCATCAACAATCCGCTGTCGCTCGACCGGGCCACCAGCACGCGCAACTACCTCACCTCCCGCGGCGTGAGCGGGGCGCGCATCCAGGTGGAAGGCCGGGGGGCGCGCGAACCCGTGGCCACCAACGACACGGCCGACGGCCGGGCACGCAACCGCCG
Proteins encoded in this window:
- a CDS encoding OmpA family protein, translated to MRTSRTLIAATAAVVLLASGCANMTDTQRRTATGAGVGAAGGAVLGAVTGGNAGTGALIGAGVGALGTYIWSQHMERQKQEMQQVTQGTGVVVTQTQDNQLKLDIPSDISFATNRSDIQPNFAPVLDRFAEGLRNNPNAEVRIVGYTDSTGNDSINNPLSLDRATSTRNYLTSRGVSGARIQVEGRGAREPVATNDTADGRARNRRVEIYVGERPRQG